A genome region from Micromonospora inyonensis includes the following:
- a CDS encoding coiled-coil domain-containing protein gives MRRTALHRCRGLRSLVALLAVVALVLGGPAPAHAEPGEGGTKALRDALEASAKGHLEATAKLENSKKRQILLAAEVKKIESRLVGLTAQVAEVAVQSYKQGRLTATGLLLQSSAPEDFLQRAAELDVMAQRDARRVRALTEERNRADRARLAIDAEVREQLKQVNLLAKKKREAERALAAVSSGPSGGFGSGGSASARPAPRNPDGSWPSESCSVNDPTTSGCITPRTLNALQQAQSAGYRRHVSCYRSGGSGEHPKGRACDFSAATNGFKDETATGGDKDYGDRLAAWYVRNASRLGVLYVIWYRQIWHPGTGWRAYGGSGSPAADHTNHVHLSMY, from the coding sequence GTGCGCAGGACGGCTCTCCACCGGTGTCGTGGCCTCCGGTCACTGGTCGCGCTGCTCGCCGTGGTGGCGCTGGTGCTGGGTGGGCCCGCCCCGGCCCACGCCGAGCCCGGTGAGGGCGGCACCAAGGCGCTGCGGGACGCGTTGGAGGCCAGCGCCAAGGGGCATCTCGAGGCCACCGCCAAGCTGGAGAACTCCAAGAAGCGGCAGATCCTGCTGGCCGCTGAGGTGAAGAAGATCGAGTCGAGGCTGGTCGGGCTGACCGCCCAGGTGGCCGAGGTGGCCGTCCAGTCGTACAAGCAGGGGCGGCTGACCGCCACCGGGCTGCTGTTGCAGAGCAGCGCGCCGGAGGACTTCCTCCAGCGGGCCGCCGAACTCGACGTGATGGCGCAGCGCGACGCCCGGCGGGTGCGGGCGCTGACCGAGGAACGTAACCGGGCCGACCGGGCCAGACTGGCCATCGACGCCGAGGTCCGCGAGCAGCTCAAGCAGGTCAACCTGCTGGCCAAGAAGAAGCGGGAGGCCGAGCGGGCGCTCGCCGCGGTCAGCTCCGGCCCCAGCGGCGGGTTCGGCAGCGGCGGCTCCGCCTCGGCCCGGCCGGCGCCGCGCAACCCGGACGGCTCCTGGCCGTCGGAGTCCTGCTCGGTGAACGACCCGACCACCTCGGGCTGCATCACCCCGCGCACCCTCAACGCCCTCCAACAGGCCCAGTCGGCCGGCTACCGCCGGCATGTCTCCTGCTACCGCAGCGGCGGGTCCGGCGAGCACCCGAAGGGGCGGGCCTGCGACTTCTCCGCCGCGACGAACGGGTTCAAGGACGAGACGGCGACCGGCGGGGACAAGGACTACGGCGACCGGCTGGCCGCCTGGTACGTGCGCAACGCCAGCCGCCTCGGCGTGCTCTACGTGATCTGGTACCGGCAGATCTGGCACCCGGGCACCGGCTGGCGGGCGTACGGCGGCAGCGGCAGCCCGGCCGCCGACCACACGAACCACGTTCATCTCTCCATGTACTGA
- a CDS encoding inositol monophosphatase family protein gives MADDALLDAVGDLLRETAERIVVPLFQRLDDHEITEKAPGEVVTVADRRAEKTISEELLRLRPGSVVVGEEAVAADPALLEHVRGTGDVWLVDPLDGTANFAAGRRPFALMVALLTDGEPVASWILDPLADTLAVCRAGAGVRLGDRAVDTTAPVPSPGELRGAAMSHYLPPSMRSRVTAGGQRLGELLPGLHCAGREYLDVLAGTQHFVLFWRTFPWDHVPGALLVREAGGVVRRFDGTDYDPAVDDHGLLVAANERIWDEVHAALLAD, from the coding sequence GTGGCTGACGACGCCCTGCTCGACGCCGTCGGTGACCTCCTCCGCGAGACCGCCGAGCGGATCGTCGTGCCGCTGTTCCAGCGTCTCGACGACCACGAGATCACCGAGAAGGCCCCGGGCGAGGTGGTCACCGTAGCCGACCGGCGGGCCGAAAAGACGATCTCCGAGGAACTGCTCCGGTTGCGTCCCGGTTCGGTGGTGGTCGGCGAGGAGGCCGTCGCCGCCGACCCCGCGCTCCTGGAGCACGTGCGTGGTACGGGTGACGTCTGGCTGGTCGACCCGCTCGACGGCACCGCCAACTTCGCCGCCGGACGGCGACCGTTCGCCCTGATGGTGGCCCTGCTGACCGATGGCGAGCCGGTGGCGTCCTGGATCCTCGACCCGCTGGCCGACACCCTGGCCGTGTGCCGGGCCGGCGCGGGCGTACGCCTGGGCGACCGGGCGGTCGACACGACCGCGCCGGTGCCGTCCCCCGGTGAGCTGCGCGGTGCGGCGATGAGCCACTACCTGCCGCCGTCGATGCGGTCCCGGGTGACGGCCGGGGGCCAGCGGCTCGGCGAACTCCTGCCCGGCCTGCACTGCGCCGGCCGGGAGTACCTCGACGTGCTCGCCGGCACGCAGCACTTCGTCCTCTTCTGGCGGACGTTCCCCTGGGACCACGTGCCCGGCGCACTGCTGGTCCGGGAGGCCGGCGGGGTGGTCCGCCGGTTCGACGGCACCGACTACGATCCGGCCGTCGACGACCACGGGCTCCTGGTCGCCGCCAACGAGCGGATCTGGGACGAGGTGCACGCCGCGTTGCTCGCCGACTGA
- a CDS encoding GntR family transcriptional regulator, whose amino-acid sequence MPTAQAPYRQIANDIAAKIKSGELKPGDKLPSTRELAEAYRVHMNTASRALSLLHDRELITGQPGRGTYVAERP is encoded by the coding sequence ATGCCCACAGCACAAGCCCCATACCGCCAGATCGCCAACGACATCGCCGCAAAAATCAAGAGCGGCGAGTTGAAGCCCGGCGACAAGCTCCCCTCCACCCGTGAGCTGGCCGAGGCGTACCGCGTCCACATGAACACGGCCTCGCGCGCGCTCTCGCTCCTGCACGACCGGGAGCTGATCACCGGCCAGCCGGGGCGTGGCACCTACGTGGCCGAGCGGCCGTAG
- a CDS encoding fused MFS/spermidine synthase — MSSPKSHVHVDVAPPAPVTGRALPNGLAAFLVFFASGAVLVLETVALRLVGPYVGVTLQVTSSVIGIALAAIAYGAWTGGWLADRRDPRPLLAPALVLAGIATAVTLPVVRYAGEVLRGGAASAILLLVAAAVFVPAALLSAVSPLVVKLQLADLRRTGQVVGRLSGIGTLGGITATLATGFVLVAALPSSVIMVGLAVALGLTGVALGVYLRRQDRTGLPGPARVRAAVAVLGLAGAGLAAVAPDPCDVETAYHCASVEVDDSRPSGRTLLLNSAQHSYVDLADPTHLEFEYTQWIGAVADVAAPAGQRLDVLHVGGGGFTMPRYLAATRPGTDNLVFEIDGGLVDLGRAELGLRTGPELRAEVGDARMLVAGEPAASRDLVVGDAFGHLVVPWHLATREMAAEIHRVLRPGGIYVQNVIDYPPLRFIRAEVATVAAEFRHVALIAPPAALRGEYGANFLIVASDEPLPLTTVEERLAPLDQPTRLLSGADLTAFVGDALVLTDDYAPVDQLLATA, encoded by the coding sequence GTGAGTTCCCCGAAGTCCCACGTCCACGTCGACGTCGCGCCGCCCGCGCCGGTCACCGGTCGCGCGCTGCCCAACGGCCTCGCCGCGTTCCTGGTCTTCTTCGCCAGCGGGGCGGTCCTGGTGCTGGAGACCGTGGCCCTGCGCCTGGTCGGCCCGTACGTGGGGGTCACGCTCCAGGTCACCAGCTCGGTGATCGGGATCGCGCTGGCCGCCATCGCGTACGGCGCGTGGACCGGCGGTTGGCTCGCCGACCGTCGGGACCCGCGTCCCCTGCTCGCCCCGGCGCTGGTGCTGGCCGGCATCGCCACCGCGGTCACCCTGCCGGTGGTCCGGTACGCCGGTGAGGTGCTGCGCGGCGGCGCGGCGAGCGCGATCCTGCTGCTCGTCGCGGCGGCCGTGTTCGTGCCGGCGGCGCTGCTGTCGGCGGTCAGCCCGCTGGTGGTGAAGCTCCAGCTCGCCGACCTGCGTCGGACCGGGCAGGTGGTCGGACGGCTCTCCGGGATCGGCACCCTCGGCGGGATCACCGCCACCCTCGCCACCGGGTTCGTCCTGGTGGCGGCCCTGCCCAGCTCGGTCATCATGGTCGGCCTGGCGGTGGCGCTCGGCCTGACCGGGGTCGCCCTCGGTGTCTACCTGCGCCGACAGGACCGCACCGGGCTGCCCGGTCCGGCCCGCGTCCGGGCCGCGGTGGCGGTGCTCGGGCTGGCCGGGGCGGGCCTGGCCGCCGTCGCGCCGGACCCGTGCGACGTCGAGACCGCGTACCACTGCGCGTCGGTCGAGGTGGACGACAGCCGGCCGAGCGGCCGGACGCTGCTGCTCAACTCCGCCCAGCACTCGTACGTCGACCTGGCCGACCCGACGCACCTGGAGTTCGAGTACACCCAGTGGATCGGGGCGGTCGCCGACGTGGCGGCCCCGGCCGGGCAGCGGTTGGACGTGTTGCACGTCGGCGGGGGTGGCTTCACCATGCCCCGGTACCTGGCCGCCACCCGGCCCGGCACGGACAACCTGGTCTTCGAGATCGACGGGGGACTGGTCGACCTGGGTCGGGCGGAGCTGGGGCTGCGGACCGGCCCGGAGCTGCGTGCCGAGGTGGGCGACGCCCGGATGCTGGTCGCCGGGGAGCCCGCCGCCAGTCGGGACCTCGTGGTGGGGGACGCCTTCGGCCACCTGGTGGTGCCGTGGCACCTGGCGACCCGGGAGATGGCCGCCGAGATCCACCGGGTGCTCCGGCCCGGCGGGATCTACGTGCAGAACGTCATCGACTACCCGCCGCTGCGCTTCATCCGTGCCGAGGTCGCCACCGTGGCCGCCGAGTTCCGGCACGTGGCGCTGATCGCCCCGCCGGCCGCGCTGCGGGGCGAGTACGGGGCCAACTTCCTCATCGTCGCCTCGGACGAGCCGCTGCCGCTGACCACGGTCGAGGAGCGGCTCGCCCCCCTCGACCAGCCGACCCGGCTGCTGTCCGGGGCCGACCTGACCGCGTTCGTCGGTGACGCACTGGTGCTGACCGACGACTACGCGCCGGTCGACCAGCTTCTCGCCACCGCCTGA
- a CDS encoding DUF5131 family protein — translation MFDTMCFEARGGCMADKSAIEWTEATWNPTTGCDRISAGCDNCYALTLAKRLKAMGSAKYRTDGDPRTSGPGFGVALHPDALAVPLRWREPRTVFVNSMSDLFHARIPVTYVRQVFDVMRETPRHTYQVLTKRAARLARLAPQLEWPSNVWMGVSVEDDSQRDRLDHLRKVPAAVRFVSAEPLLGSLPGLDLVGIDWLIAGGESGQGCRPMDPAWVRDLRDQCVSAGTAFFFKQWGGRTPKAGGRSLDGRTWDEMPQPRLLAESTTVATTVPPVVSIRTSHGAGGVTTPSPNGALIRWLTGAIVQCGGSASRSSAGLPMTLTQVPGAVRRRPRSFSTAASRRCST, via the coding sequence ATGTTCGACACGATGTGCTTCGAGGCAAGAGGAGGGTGTATGGCCGACAAGAGTGCGATCGAGTGGACGGAAGCCACCTGGAACCCCACCACCGGCTGCGACAGGATCTCTGCGGGTTGCGACAACTGCTATGCGTTGACGCTGGCCAAGCGGCTCAAGGCGATGGGGTCGGCCAAGTACCGAACCGATGGCGACCCGCGCACCTCCGGTCCGGGCTTCGGCGTTGCTCTTCATCCGGACGCCCTGGCTGTCCCACTGCGGTGGCGTGAGCCCCGCACGGTCTTCGTCAACTCGATGTCCGACCTCTTCCACGCGCGCATTCCTGTTACGTACGTCCGGCAGGTCTTCGACGTGATGCGGGAAACTCCTCGGCACACCTACCAGGTGCTCACCAAACGAGCAGCGCGGTTGGCGAGGCTCGCACCCCAACTCGAGTGGCCGTCGAACGTCTGGATGGGCGTCAGCGTCGAGGACGACAGCCAGCGCGACCGGCTCGACCATCTCCGTAAGGTGCCGGCGGCCGTGCGGTTCGTCTCGGCCGAACCGCTGCTCGGTTCGCTGCCCGGCCTCGACTTGGTCGGCATCGACTGGTTGATTGCCGGGGGCGAGTCCGGCCAGGGGTGCCGGCCGATGGATCCGGCGTGGGTCAGGGACCTGCGGGACCAGTGCGTCAGTGCGGGTACGGCCTTCTTCTTCAAGCAGTGGGGTGGGCGCACCCCGAAGGCGGGTGGCCGATCGCTGGACGGACGCACCTGGGACGAGATGCCTCAGCCTCGCCTGTTGGCGGAGTCCACCACCGTCGCGACCACCGTCCCGCCGGTCGTGTCGATCCGCACCTCACACGGTGCGGGCGGGGTCACCACGCCCTCGCCGAACGGGGCGCTCATCAGGTGGTTGACCGGGGCCATCGTCCAGTGCGGCGGCAGTGCGTCGCGCAGCTCGGCAGGGCTGCCCATGACCTTGACCCAGGTGCCCGGGGCGGTCAGGCGTCGGCCGAGGTCGTTCAGTACCGCCGCGTCGAGGCGGTGCAGCACGTAA
- a CDS encoding potassium channel family protein → MSARGNGGKSHGVVVVGLGRFGTYLAASLTQLGHEVLAIDRDPQTVQRWSSQLDQVVQADSTDETALRQLGIADYERVVVCIGAAVEASVLTVLAVTEVGGSTIWARATSRKHARILSAVGAQHVVFPEAETGERVAHLIVSKMLDFIEFGDDFAIAKVRVPQPLIGRALAEVAPDDRFGVMVVGAKLPGERFEYATPATVLTEGSLLIVEGSIEQVGRFAGMT, encoded by the coding sequence TTGTCGGCTAGAGGCAACGGCGGAAAGAGCCACGGCGTCGTGGTGGTCGGGCTGGGCCGGTTCGGCACCTACCTGGCCGCCTCCCTGACCCAACTCGGTCACGAGGTGCTCGCCATCGACCGCGACCCGCAGACCGTGCAGCGGTGGTCGTCCCAGCTGGACCAGGTGGTGCAGGCCGACTCGACCGACGAGACCGCGCTGCGCCAGCTCGGCATCGCCGACTACGAGCGGGTCGTGGTGTGCATCGGGGCGGCGGTGGAGGCGAGCGTCCTCACCGTGCTCGCGGTCACCGAGGTCGGCGGGTCGACGATCTGGGCCCGTGCCACCTCCCGTAAACACGCCCGGATCCTCTCCGCGGTCGGCGCGCAGCACGTGGTCTTCCCCGAGGCGGAGACCGGGGAGCGGGTGGCCCACCTGATCGTCAGCAAGATGCTCGACTTCATCGAGTTCGGCGACGACTTCGCCATCGCCAAGGTTCGGGTGCCGCAGCCGCTGATCGGCCGTGCCCTGGCCGAGGTCGCGCCGGACGACCGCTTCGGCGTCATGGTGGTCGGGGCCAAGCTGCCCGGAGAGCGGTTCGAGTACGCCACGCCGGCGACGGTGCTCACCGAGGGTTCTCTGCTCATCGTCGAGGGCAGCATCGAGCAGGTCGGACGCTTCGCCGGGATGACCTGA
- a CDS encoding response regulator, whose amino-acid sequence MTAPADGRSPIEVLLVEDDPGDVLMTQEAFEEHKLRNRLTVVSDGAEALAYLRREGQYADAVTPDLILLDLNLPRRDGREVLEEIKKDDALCRIPVVVLTTSQADEDILRSYQLHANAYVTKPVDFERFISVVRQIDEFFVSVVKLPPRG is encoded by the coding sequence ATGACCGCTCCGGCGGACGGCAGGAGCCCGATCGAGGTCCTTCTCGTGGAGGACGACCCGGGCGACGTGTTGATGACCCAGGAGGCGTTCGAGGAGCACAAGCTCCGCAACCGGCTGACCGTCGTCTCCGACGGTGCCGAGGCGCTCGCCTACCTGCGGCGCGAGGGCCAGTACGCCGACGCGGTGACGCCGGACCTGATCCTGCTCGACCTGAACCTGCCCCGGCGGGACGGCCGGGAGGTGCTGGAGGAGATCAAGAAAGACGACGCGCTCTGCCGGATCCCGGTGGTCGTGCTCACCACCTCGCAGGCCGACGAGGACATCCTCCGCAGCTACCAGCTGCACGCCAACGCGTACGTGACCAAGCCGGTCGACTTCGAACGGTTCATCTCGGTGGTCCGGCAGATCGACGAGTTCTTCGTCAGCGTGGTCAAGTTGCCGCCGCGTGGCTGA
- a CDS encoding serine/threonine-protein kinase: MGGGVRKGAQLLGDRYRLIEQIGAGGMSVVWRGYDEVLGRQVAVKVLASRLASDRSFRHRIRTEAQSAARLVHPHITNVYDYGESEQVGLTVPYVVMELVDGPPLTARLGRDRSLPWREALAIAAETAAALATAHARGVVHRDVTPGNVMLTATGVKVVDFGISALVGESEKGPDGTLLGTPAYLAPERLENGQVSPATDVYAVGLLLYRMLTGRLPWEANTTTQMLRAHMHTDPEPMPPVPGLPDDVVELVRRCLAKRPEDRPSSVELARTLAEAAGVAAVVPVSPAGPSDPGLLAAANTTILPWSAATDALPLSVSRSRRVAGRRRRQAQAGAVAAGLLAVTGVVWGMSGQQAANGDQVTPDEARLGLDRPAPCTVSYALRRDDGRTFAADVTLTNTGSAELRDWTMRFTLPGDQTVAGPNPTVVRQQDRIVEVRPAAAGATLAPGAAEKVTLTGRYAGANPLPVRFQLGEDTCEVQVAGVAGTSPTPTPPPAVTPAGGGTTRSGGSTTTGTGTGTGTEKREKSDKSNKGGETGGDSGKSGGGKKEQSPEPEPSVTEPEPEPSATPSPDDTGGDGGDDGAGDGDQSGDGGGDESGDPAGG, from the coding sequence ATGGGCGGAGGGGTCAGGAAAGGCGCGCAACTGCTGGGAGACCGGTACCGGCTGATCGAACAGATCGGCGCGGGTGGCATGTCGGTGGTCTGGCGCGGCTACGACGAGGTGCTCGGTCGCCAGGTGGCGGTGAAGGTGCTCGCCTCCCGGCTGGCCAGCGACCGGTCGTTCCGCCACCGGATCCGCACCGAGGCGCAGTCCGCCGCCCGGCTCGTCCACCCGCACATCACCAACGTCTACGACTACGGCGAGTCCGAGCAGGTCGGGCTGACCGTCCCGTACGTGGTCATGGAGCTGGTCGACGGTCCGCCGCTGACCGCCCGGCTGGGCCGGGACCGGAGCCTGCCCTGGCGGGAGGCACTGGCCATCGCCGCCGAGACGGCCGCCGCGCTCGCCACCGCGCACGCCCGGGGCGTGGTGCACCGGGACGTCACCCCGGGCAACGTGATGCTCACCGCGACCGGGGTGAAGGTCGTCGACTTCGGCATCTCCGCCCTGGTCGGCGAGAGCGAGAAGGGACCGGACGGCACGCTGCTCGGCACCCCGGCGTACCTCGCCCCGGAACGGCTGGAGAACGGTCAGGTCTCCCCGGCCACCGACGTGTACGCGGTGGGGCTGCTGCTGTACCGGATGCTGACCGGTCGGCTTCCCTGGGAGGCGAACACCACCACGCAGATGCTGCGTGCCCACATGCACACCGACCCGGAGCCGATGCCGCCGGTGCCCGGGCTCCCCGACGACGTGGTCGAGCTGGTGCGCCGCTGCCTGGCGAAGCGTCCCGAGGACCGGCCGTCCAGCGTGGAACTGGCCCGTACCCTCGCGGAGGCGGCCGGGGTGGCTGCCGTCGTACCGGTGTCGCCGGCCGGGCCGTCCGACCCGGGGCTGCTGGCGGCCGCCAACACCACGATCCTGCCCTGGTCGGCGGCGACCGACGCGCTGCCGCTGTCGGTGAGCCGGTCGCGACGCGTCGCGGGTCGGCGACGGCGGCAGGCGCAGGCGGGCGCGGTGGCGGCCGGACTGCTCGCGGTGACCGGCGTGGTGTGGGGGATGAGTGGCCAGCAGGCGGCCAACGGCGACCAGGTCACCCCGGACGAGGCCCGGCTGGGGCTCGACCGCCCGGCCCCCTGCACGGTCAGCTACGCGTTGCGGCGCGACGACGGCCGGACCTTCGCCGCCGACGTGACCCTGACCAACACCGGTTCGGCCGAGCTGCGGGACTGGACGATGCGCTTCACCCTGCCGGGCGACCAGACGGTCGCCGGCCCGAACCCGACAGTGGTGCGTCAGCAGGACCGGATCGTCGAGGTCCGGCCCGCCGCCGCAGGGGCCACGCTGGCCCCCGGTGCCGCCGAGAAGGTCACCCTGACCGGCCGGTACGCCGGGGCGAACCCGCTGCCGGTGCGGTTCCAGCTCGGCGAGGACACCTGCGAGGTGCAGGTCGCCGGGGTGGCCGGCACCTCGCCCACGCCCACCCCGCCCCCGGCGGTCACCCCGGCCGGCGGTGGCACGACCCGGTCCGGCGGTTCCACCACGACCGGCACCGGCACCGGCACCGGCACCGAGAAGCGGGAGAAGAGCGACAAGAGCAACAAGGGTGGAGAGACCGGCGGCGACAGCGGAAAGAGCGGTGGGGGAAAAAAAGAGCAGAGCCCGGAACCGGAGCCGTCCGTGACGGAGCCGGAACCGGAACCAAGCGCAACGCCAAGTCCTGACGACACCGGCGGTGACGGAGGAGACGACGGCGCTGGCGACGGCGACCAGAGTGGCGACGGCGGCGGCGACGAGAGCGGCGACCCGGCCGGGGGGTGA
- a CDS encoding TrkH family potassium uptake protein gives MAVSAPGSGVGHEDWLVRRLLRHPVRIVPLGFLVAILLGTGVLMLPPATEEHRYTPFVTALFTATSAVSVTGLVVVDTPTYWTPVGLVMITVLTQLGGLGILTGGTLVVLVVARQLGLRTRLLVQAETAEFGIGDVRRVLLRIGLTMLVCEAVMTAVLALRFAVGYDYPAGRAIWYGFFHAVQAFNNGGFSLYSDNLVGFAHDGWVTLPLAFGTIIGGLGFPALFEATRGWRRPGRWTVSTKLTVWGSLVLLLVGFAVLLAAEWANPRTLGPFGWEGKALAAFTQDAYIRTGGFNTVDVNGLDEASFPLLIALMFVGGGSASTAGGIKVATFFLLAFCIWAELRGEPDVTVGRRRLASASQRQALTVALLSVALVVAGTVTLILLTEGVSYDRALFEVTSAFSTTGLSTGVAQTLPSAGQLTLIVLMYIGRVGTLTLGSAIALNTRRRLYRYPEEQPIVG, from the coding sequence ATGGCCGTTTCCGCACCCGGGAGCGGGGTGGGCCACGAAGATTGGCTGGTGCGCCGGCTTCTCCGTCACCCCGTGCGGATCGTGCCCCTGGGTTTCCTGGTCGCGATCCTGCTCGGCACCGGCGTGCTGATGCTGCCTCCGGCGACCGAGGAGCACCGGTACACCCCGTTCGTCACCGCCCTGTTCACCGCCACCTCGGCGGTGTCGGTCACCGGGCTGGTCGTGGTGGACACCCCGACCTACTGGACCCCGGTCGGGCTGGTGATGATCACAGTGCTGACCCAGCTCGGCGGCCTGGGCATCCTCACCGGCGGGACGCTGGTCGTCCTGGTGGTGGCTCGGCAACTGGGGCTGCGCACCCGGCTGCTGGTACAGGCGGAGACTGCCGAGTTCGGCATCGGTGACGTACGGCGGGTGCTGCTCAGGATCGGTCTCACCATGCTGGTCTGCGAGGCCGTGATGACCGCGGTCCTGGCCCTGCGCTTCGCCGTCGGCTACGACTACCCGGCGGGCCGGGCCATCTGGTACGGCTTCTTCCACGCCGTCCAGGCGTTCAACAACGGCGGCTTCTCCCTCTACTCCGACAATCTGGTCGGGTTCGCGCACGACGGGTGGGTCACGCTGCCGTTGGCCTTCGGCACGATCATCGGAGGGCTCGGCTTCCCCGCGCTGTTCGAGGCCACCCGGGGCTGGCGACGGCCGGGCCGCTGGACGGTCAGCACCAAGCTGACCGTCTGGGGCAGCCTGGTGCTGCTGCTTGTCGGCTTCGCCGTCCTGCTGGCCGCCGAGTGGGCCAACCCGCGCACGCTCGGCCCGTTCGGCTGGGAGGGCAAGGCGCTGGCCGCCTTCACCCAGGACGCGTACATCCGCACCGGCGGGTTCAACACGGTCGACGTCAACGGGCTGGACGAGGCGAGCTTCCCCCTGCTGATCGCCCTGATGTTCGTCGGGGGCGGCAGCGCCAGCACCGCCGGAGGTATCAAGGTCGCCACCTTCTTCCTGCTGGCCTTCTGCATCTGGGCCGAACTGCGGGGCGAGCCGGACGTCACCGTCGGACGACGCCGGCTGGCCTCGGCGAGCCAACGCCAGGCACTCACCGTGGCCCTGCTCAGCGTCGCGCTGGTGGTGGCCGGCACGGTGACGTTGATCCTGCTGACCGAGGGGGTGAGCTACGACCGGGCGCTGTTCGAGGTGACCTCGGCGTTCAGCACCACCGGGCTCTCCACCGGCGTCGCGCAGACACTCCCGTCCGCCGGTCAGCTCACCCTGATCGTGCTCATGTACATCGGCCGCGTCGGCACGCTCACCCTCGGCTCGGCGATCGCGTTGAACACCCGCAGACGGCTGTACCGGTACCCGGAGGAGCAACCCATTGTCGGCTAG
- a CDS encoding AAA family ATPase, producing MPALVITRGLPGSGKTTYAKRWVAEDPERRFRVNRDDLRAMGHGGRAGVRWQEDAVTTAQKAQVLALLRAGLSVIADDTNLPDASVEQWRQLAEQAGAHLVAVDLREVPVETCIARDAARGAGGGRLVGGDVIRRIADEGRCRVLDAA from the coding sequence ATGCCCGCACTTGTCATTACCCGTGGCCTGCCCGGCTCTGGTAAGACCACCTACGCCAAGCGGTGGGTGGCCGAGGATCCTGAGCGCCGCTTCCGCGTGAACCGCGACGACCTGCGGGCCATGGGCCACGGCGGTAGGGCCGGTGTGCGGTGGCAGGAGGACGCGGTGACCACCGCGCAGAAAGCGCAGGTGCTCGCACTGCTGCGCGCCGGCCTGAGTGTGATCGCGGACGACACGAACTTGCCGGACGCGTCGGTGGAGCAGTGGCGGCAGCTTGCCGAGCAGGCCGGGGCGCACCTGGTGGCGGTCGACCTGCGGGAGGTGCCGGTGGAAACCTGCATCGCCCGAGATGCGGCCCGTGGTGCCGGCGGTGGCCGGCTGGTGGGTGGAGACGTCATCCGCCGGATAGCCGACGAGGGCCGGTGCCGGGTGCTCGACGCCGCGTAG
- a CDS encoding glycerophosphodiester phosphodiesterase produces the protein MRRTLSALGVAGALLTVAVAVPTATAVGAEPQARPDRSRATDRPVVIAHRGASGYRPEHTLEAYRLAIRMGADYIEPDLVPTRDGVLVARHENEISGTTDVSARPEFAARKTTKTIDGVAVTGWFTEDFTLAELKTLRAKERLPQVRMTNTAYDGRFEVPTLQEVVDVAREEGRKRGRVIGVAPETKHPTYFASIGLPLEEPLVEVLRANKLTRPNSPVVIQSFETANLRKLDKMVDVKLAQLLDASGRPYDFTVAGDPRTYADLVTPAGLRWIAGYADIVGAQKNLIVPRDAAGRLLAPTTIVRDAHREKLDVHAWTFRAENQFLAVDHRIGTDPNARGDITAEYELFFRLGLDGVFADHPDTAVAARAGLS, from the coding sequence TTGCGACGTACCCTTTCCGCCCTCGGTGTGGCCGGCGCGCTGCTCACGGTCGCGGTGGCCGTGCCCACCGCCACGGCCGTCGGGGCCGAACCGCAGGCCCGCCCGGACCGGTCGCGGGCCACCGACCGGCCGGTCGTGATCGCCCACCGTGGGGCGAGCGGCTACCGGCCCGAGCACACCCTGGAGGCGTACCGGCTGGCGATCCGGATGGGCGCGGACTACATCGAACCGGACCTCGTCCCGACCCGGGACGGCGTGCTGGTCGCCCGGCACGAGAACGAGATCTCCGGGACGACCGACGTGTCCGCCCGCCCCGAGTTCGCCGCCCGGAAGACCACCAAGACCATCGACGGCGTCGCGGTGACCGGCTGGTTCACCGAGGACTTCACCCTCGCCGAGCTGAAGACGCTGCGCGCCAAGGAGCGGTTGCCGCAGGTCCGGATGACCAACACCGCGTACGACGGCCGGTTCGAGGTGCCTACCCTCCAGGAGGTCGTCGACGTGGCCCGCGAGGAGGGGCGGAAGCGGGGACGGGTGATCGGCGTCGCCCCGGAGACCAAGCACCCCACCTACTTCGCCTCGATCGGGCTGCCCCTGGAGGAGCCGCTGGTCGAGGTGCTCCGGGCCAACAAGCTGACCAGGCCCAATTCGCCGGTGGTCATCCAGTCCTTCGAGACGGCCAACCTGCGCAAGCTGGACAAGATGGTCGACGTCAAGCTGGCCCAGCTCCTCGACGCGTCCGGCCGCCCGTACGACTTCACCGTCGCCGGGGACCCGCGCACCTACGCCGACCTGGTCACGCCGGCGGGCCTGCGCTGGATCGCCGGGTACGCCGACATCGTCGGCGCGCAGAAGAACCTGATCGTGCCCCGGGACGCGGCCGGCCGGCTGCTCGCGCCGACCACCATCGTCCGGGACGCGCACCGGGAGAAGCTGGACGTGCACGCCTGGACGTTCCGCGCGGAGAACCAGTTCCTCGCCGTCGACCACCGCATCGGCACCGACCCGAACGCCCGGGGCGACATCACCGCCGAGTACGAGCTGTTCTTCCGGCTGGGCCTGGACGGCGTCTTCGCCGACCACCCGGACACCGCCGTCGCCGCCCGCGCCGGCCTGTCCTGA